In Massilia violaceinigra, one DNA window encodes the following:
- a CDS encoding HAF repeat-containing protein — MPVTPRLLQLGLLSVFLIPAAAQAAPLYSVKNLGSLGGDSGDVRAINNSGSVVGYSLNSNNISSAYVSRGGAMQSLSPDKSTRSFASGINDAGVAAGQVLTGSGESRAVTFSGGKIDTLGTLGGSNSAAKGINNAGQVGGSADRADGTQAAFRYTPGGQMRDLGTLGGDSSLGTDINDSGVVVGRSELANGQYHAFRADDSGMRDLGTLGGNYSEANRINDRGAVVGFSYLAGDANAHAFMYDNGVMTDLNTLGGANSVSYGINNAGHAVGSSDIAGGMAVHAFLYADGTMLDLNSLVGPGFGWTLNYAADINDLGQITAHGCNTTGLCRGFLLTPDDGVAKVSEPGTPAILALGAGMMLLGMRRARRVRALRQN; from the coding sequence ATGCCCGTTACACCGCGTCTGTTGCAGCTCGGTCTGCTGTCCGTTTTCCTGATCCCGGCCGCTGCACAGGCCGCGCCTTTATATTCCGTCAAGAATCTGGGCAGCCTCGGCGGCGACAGCGGCGACGTGCGCGCCATCAACAACAGCGGCTCGGTGGTCGGTTACTCGCTCAACAGCAACAACATCAGCAGCGCCTACGTCTCGCGCGGCGGCGCCATGCAAAGCCTGAGTCCCGACAAGTCGACGCGCAGCTTTGCCAGCGGCATCAACGACGCCGGGGTGGCGGCCGGCCAGGTGCTGACCGGCAGCGGCGAATCGCGCGCGGTCACTTTTAGCGGGGGCAAGATCGACACCCTCGGCACCCTGGGCGGCAGCAACAGCGCCGCCAAGGGCATCAACAATGCCGGCCAGGTCGGCGGCAGCGCCGACCGCGCCGACGGCACCCAGGCGGCATTTCGCTACACGCCGGGCGGCCAGATGCGCGACCTCGGCACCCTGGGCGGCGACAGCAGCCTCGGCACGGACATCAATGACAGCGGGGTGGTGGTGGGGCGCTCGGAACTGGCCAACGGCCAGTATCACGCCTTTCGCGCCGACGACAGCGGCATGCGCGACCTCGGCACCCTGGGCGGCAACTACAGCGAAGCGAACCGGATCAACGACCGTGGCGCGGTGGTGGGGTTTTCCTATCTGGCGGGCGACGCCAACGCGCATGCCTTCATGTACGACAATGGCGTGATGACCGACCTGAACACCCTGGGCGGCGCCAACAGCGTCAGTTACGGGATCAACAATGCGGGCCATGCGGTGGGCAGTTCCGACATCGCCGGCGGCATGGCCGTGCACGCCTTCCTGTACGCGGATGGCACGATGCTCGATTTGAATTCGCTGGTGGGGCCGGGCTTCGGGTGGACGCTCAACTACGCGGCCGATATCAACGACCTGGGGCAGATCACGGCGCACGGTTGCAATACGACCGGCCTGTGCCGCGGTTTCCTGCTCACGCCGGACGATGGCGTGGCCAAGGTGTCCGAACCGGGCACGCCGGCCATCCTGGCGCTCGGAGCAGGCATGATGCTGCTCGGCATGCGGCGCGCACGGCGCGTGCGCGCCCTGCGCCAGAACTGA
- a CDS encoding M23 family metallopeptidase, with amino-acid sequence MKWLLTFLAGLLLGAGSLFGYLRAVPKPAEVVVVAPAVPAPAPAAAAATPPSGVSLPVSDLPGAPVVSTDLTELDLPLRPAASEIAAPAANGANPAAVPASGKLMVPVEGIKLSSLRDNFDQPRGADRHHEALDIMAPKGTKVLAVSDGKLVKLFNSKPGGLTVYQFDPSEKYAYYYAHLDRYAEGVKEGMELKRGDLVGYVGVTGNSDPNAPHLHFAVVELTAEKKWWKGTPINPFPLLGE; translated from the coding sequence ATGAAATGGCTTCTTACTTTCCTGGCAGGCTTGCTGCTCGGCGCAGGCTCCCTGTTCGGCTACTTGCGCGCGGTGCCCAAGCCGGCCGAGGTGGTCGTGGTGGCGCCTGCGGTGCCGGCGCCGGCGCCGGCCGCAGCCGCTGCAACGCCCCCGAGCGGCGTGTCCTTGCCGGTCTCCGACCTGCCCGGCGCCCCGGTGGTAAGCACCGACCTGACCGAACTCGATTTGCCGCTGCGTCCGGCCGCCAGCGAGATCGCCGCGCCCGCCGCGAATGGCGCCAACCCGGCCGCCGTGCCGGCCAGCGGCAAGCTGATGGTGCCGGTCGAGGGCATCAAGCTGTCCAGCCTGCGCGACAATTTCGACCAGCCGCGCGGCGCCGACCGTCACCATGAAGCGTTGGACATCATGGCGCCCAAGGGTACCAAGGTGCTGGCGGTCAGCGACGGCAAACTGGTCAAGCTGTTCAACAGCAAGCCGGGCGGCCTGACGGTGTACCAGTTCGATCCGAGCGAAAAATACGCGTATTACTACGCGCACCTGGACCGTTACGCCGAGGGCGTGAAGGAAGGCATGGAACTCAAGCGGGGCGATCTGGTCGGCTATGTCGGCGTGACCGGCAATTCGGACCCGAACGCACCCCACCTGCACTTTGCCGTGGTCGAACTGACCGCCGAAAAGAAATGGTGGAAAGGCACGCCTATCAACCCATTCCCATTGCTGGGCGAGTAA
- a CDS encoding L,D-transpeptidase family protein, giving the protein MKPSSLCLIAAMFAGAATIPTAMAASAPSTLTIEAVNAAGKTPDPAAKPAKPAKGAKAGKLAAPALLRAQVLLDRARFSSGEIDAASGSNMRLALAGFQKKAGLEPSGTLDEATWTALNADTADALLSHTLSDADVAGPFQAIPESMAEKAKLTSLGYGSAAEALGEKFHVSPALLARLNPGKDLGRAGETIVVPNVLDTEPLPKAAKIVVDRSDRSLTLLDAEGKVLAQFPASTGSSHDPLPIGTWKVNGVARQPVYHYNPKLFWDASPGDKKAKLPAGPNNPVGVAWVDLSKDHYGIHGTPVPASIGKTQSHGCIRLTNWDVATLTESVGYGTEVLLQE; this is encoded by the coding sequence TTGAAACCATCTTCGCTTTGCCTGATCGCCGCCATGTTTGCAGGCGCGGCCACCATTCCAACCGCCATGGCCGCCAGCGCGCCGTCCACCCTGACGATCGAGGCTGTCAATGCGGCGGGCAAGACGCCTGACCCGGCCGCCAAGCCAGCCAAGCCGGCCAAGGGCGCGAAAGCGGGCAAGCTGGCGGCGCCGGCCCTGCTGCGCGCCCAGGTCCTGCTCGACCGCGCGCGTTTTTCGAGCGGCGAGATCGATGCCGCGTCCGGCTCCAACATGCGCCTGGCGCTGGCCGGCTTCCAGAAGAAAGCTGGCCTCGAACCATCCGGCACGCTTGACGAAGCGACCTGGACCGCGCTGAACGCCGACACCGCCGACGCCCTGCTCAGCCACACCCTGAGCGACGCCGATGTGGCCGGTCCGTTCCAAGCCATTCCCGAGAGCATGGCCGAGAAAGCCAAGCTGACCTCGCTCGGCTACGGCAGCGCGGCCGAAGCGCTGGGTGAAAAATTCCATGTCAGCCCGGCCCTGCTGGCGCGCCTCAATCCAGGCAAGGATCTCGGCCGCGCCGGCGAGACCATCGTCGTGCCGAACGTGCTCGACACCGAGCCGCTGCCGAAAGCGGCCAAGATCGTGGTGGACCGCTCGGACCGCTCGCTGACCCTGCTCGACGCCGAGGGCAAGGTCCTGGCCCAGTTCCCGGCATCGACCGGCAGCTCGCACGATCCGCTGCCGATCGGCACCTGGAAGGTGAACGGCGTGGCACGCCAGCCGGTCTACCACTACAACCCGAAACTGTTCTGGGATGCCAGCCCGGGCGACAAGAAAGCCAAGCTGCCGGCCGGCCCCAACAACCCGGTGGGCGTGGCCTGGGTCGATCTGTCGAAAGACCATTACGGCATCCACGGCACCCCGGTGCCGGCCTCGATCGGCAAGACCCAGTCGCACGGTTGCATCCGCCTGACCAACTGGGATGTGGCCACGCTGACCGAGTCGGTCGGCTACGGCACCGAAGTGCTGCTGCAGGAATGA
- a CDS encoding methyl-accepting chemotaxis protein codes for MLNNMKVGTRLLGSFLIIALLGSAVAAIGIFNMATMNEQAELAYDRELLGLSYTKQANIDLIGMGRAARGVLLADTPQAVRLSMAQVEQSRRQLHDNLDQSRTRFKTVTSKRILADVDSSVAQYEALLAQLMTLAQDRTPEGQRAAARFATGTVSAMGNLADGHLAALAKRKEKTSSEAATASHDRYESSRTLMLALTIGSLALGAGLGWLITRRLTRQLGGEPGYAVQVADAIAAGELSTVIQTRSGDNRSLLYAMETMRAALVGIVAQVRSGTDTIATASGQIAAGNLDLSSRTEQQASSLEQTASAMEELTSTVKQNADNARQANVLAVAASEVAGRGGAVVAEVVHTMASINDSSRKIVDIIGVIDGIAFQTNILALNAAVEAARAGEQGRGFAVVASEVRNLAQRSAAAAREIKTLINDSVDKVDAGGKLVDQAGVTMAEIVHSITRVTGIMSGIASASMEQTAGIEQVNIAISQMDEVTQQNAALVEQAAAAAGSMQEQAATLARVVSIFKLGNDKPARPALAGPARARALMA; via the coding sequence ATGCTCAACAACATGAAGGTAGGCACGCGCCTGCTCGGTTCCTTTCTGATCATAGCGCTGCTGGGAAGCGCGGTGGCCGCCATCGGCATCTTCAACATGGCCACCATGAACGAGCAGGCCGAGCTGGCGTACGACAGGGAATTGCTGGGCCTTTCGTATACCAAGCAAGCCAACATCGACCTGATCGGCATGGGGCGCGCCGCGCGCGGGGTGCTCCTGGCCGACACGCCGCAGGCCGTGCGCCTGTCCATGGCGCAGGTCGAGCAGTCGCGGCGCCAGCTGCACGACAACCTGGACCAGTCGCGCACGCGCTTCAAGACCGTCACCAGCAAGAGAATCCTGGCCGATGTCGACAGCAGCGTCGCCCAATACGAGGCGCTGCTGGCGCAGTTGATGACCCTGGCGCAGGACCGCACCCCCGAGGGACAACGCGCCGCCGCCCGGTTTGCGACCGGAACCGTGTCAGCGATGGGCAATCTTGCCGACGGCCACCTCGCGGCGCTGGCCAAACGCAAGGAGAAAACCTCTTCCGAAGCGGCCACCGCATCCCATGATCGCTACGAAAGCAGCCGCACCCTGATGCTGGCGCTGACCATCGGCAGCCTGGCGCTCGGCGCGGGCCTGGGGTGGCTCATCACGCGCCGCCTGACGCGCCAGCTGGGCGGCGAGCCGGGTTACGCGGTGCAGGTGGCCGACGCCATCGCCGCAGGCGAATTGTCGACCGTGATTCAAACCCGCTCCGGCGACAACCGCAGCCTGCTGTACGCGATGGAAACCATGCGCGCCGCGCTGGTCGGAATCGTGGCCCAGGTGCGCAGCGGCACCGATACCATCGCGACCGCATCCGGCCAGATCGCGGCCGGCAACCTGGACCTGTCCTCGCGCACCGAGCAGCAGGCCAGTTCGCTGGAACAGACCGCGTCCGCGATGGAAGAGCTCACCAGCACCGTCAAGCAGAACGCCGACAACGCGCGCCAGGCCAATGTGCTGGCGGTGGCCGCTTCCGAAGTGGCCGGACGCGGCGGCGCGGTGGTGGCCGAGGTGGTCCACACCATGGCATCGATCAACGATTCCTCGCGCAAGATCGTCGATATTATCGGCGTCATCGACGGCATCGCTTTCCAGACCAATATCCTGGCGCTCAACGCGGCCGTGGAAGCGGCGCGCGCCGGCGAGCAGGGGCGCGGCTTTGCGGTGGTGGCCAGCGAGGTGCGCAACCTGGCGCAGCGCTCGGCGGCGGCCGCCAGGGAAATCAAGACCCTCATCAACGATTCGGTCGACAAGGTCGACGCGGGCGGCAAGCTGGTCGACCAGGCCGGCGTGACGATGGCCGAGATCGTGCACTCGATCACGCGCGTGACCGGCATCATGTCCGGCATCGCCTCGGCCAGCATGGAGCAGACCGCCGGCATCGAGCAGGTGAACATCGCGATCAGCCAGATGGATGAAGTGACCCAGCAAAATGCGGCGCTGGTCGAACAGGCGGCCGCAGCGGCGGGCTCGATGCAGGAACAGGCGGCCACGCTGGCACGCGTGGTCAGCATTTTCAAGCTGGGCAACGACAAGCCCGCGCGCCCGGCCTTGGCGGGGCCGGCGCGTGCGCGCGCACTTATGGCGTGA
- a CDS encoding M4 family metallopeptidase, producing MTIRPILLAVALAVHLAGAAAPPLMNGPVTPTPNAAALVGQLAAQRARHGLDADHHFLLASRHPGLQGSTVVRAHHTYKGVRVFGSESVLVADGAGKIVRESVSARRVHLGRGSANQLGAATAEFDVKPALTAAEAIAVVLRSVRAGAVAETPPAAELIVFPLVRSERLPAALGKTDDALNALDMADVVTGYELAWLVGTRLRAGPLPVYHDTIVSARNGRILAQWSMLQSAAGTGKSQYSGEVPLSTSEGGAGFRMIDPLRAKGGKFGGLAVTNANHGSSAGEVFTNSSNAWGDGKQYIAGGSTTDANGQTAAVNAMWGLASTYDMLRNALGWHSLDGQDTATYIAAHVNTAYDNAYYSDTCKCMFIGDGSTFNSLGALDVVGHEMGHGVTDATSRLVYAGESGGLNESSSDITGEVVEAYARAGAGGTLIPAGGNDWMIGKEISKTGTPLRYMIRPSKDGTSPDAWSSRLRRLDVHYSSGPNNRMFYFLAQGSHADPASEAHSTYLTATPRAMSGIGLDKAYRIWFNAATTRFTSITDYKDARAKVLAAAEELYGKNSKEAVAVQRAYAAVNVGSDINEQLP from the coding sequence ATGACAATTCGTCCGATCCTGCTGGCTGTTGCGCTCGCTGTTCACCTGGCCGGCGCCGCCGCACCGCCATTGATGAACGGTCCCGTGACGCCGACACCGAACGCCGCCGCGCTGGTCGGCCAGCTGGCCGCGCAGCGGGCCCGGCACGGGCTGGATGCCGACCACCATTTCCTGCTCGCTTCCCGGCATCCAGGCTTGCAGGGTAGCACGGTGGTGCGCGCCCACCATACGTACAAGGGCGTACGCGTGTTCGGTTCGGAATCGGTGCTGGTGGCCGATGGCGCCGGCAAGATCGTGCGCGAATCGGTCTCGGCGCGGCGCGTCCACCTCGGGCGCGGCAGCGCCAACCAGCTCGGAGCGGCCACGGCCGAATTCGATGTGAAGCCGGCGCTGACGGCGGCCGAGGCCATCGCCGTGGTGCTGCGCTCGGTGCGCGCCGGTGCCGTGGCCGAGACGCCGCCGGCGGCCGAACTGATCGTCTTTCCGCTGGTCCGTAGCGAGCGCCTGCCGGCCGCGCTGGGCAAGACCGACGACGCCCTCAACGCGCTCGACATGGCCGACGTGGTGACCGGTTATGAGCTGGCCTGGCTGGTCGGCACGCGCCTGCGCGCCGGCCCGCTGCCGGTCTACCACGACACCATCGTCAGCGCCCGCAACGGGCGCATCCTGGCGCAGTGGAGCATGCTGCAAAGCGCCGCCGGCACCGGCAAGAGCCAGTACAGCGGCGAGGTGCCGCTCAGCACCAGCGAGGGCGGCGCCGGCTTTCGCATGATCGATCCGCTGCGCGCCAAGGGCGGCAAGTTCGGCGGGCTGGCCGTGACCAACGCCAATCACGGCAGCAGCGCCGGGGAGGTGTTCACCAACAGCAGCAATGCCTGGGGCGACGGCAAGCAGTACATCGCCGGCGGCAGCACCACCGACGCCAACGGCCAGACCGCGGCGGTCAACGCCATGTGGGGGCTGGCCAGCACCTACGACATGCTCAGGAACGCGCTGGGCTGGCATTCGCTGGACGGGCAGGACACCGCCACCTACATTGCCGCCCACGTGAACACGGCCTACGACAACGCCTACTACAGCGATACCTGCAAATGCATGTTCATCGGCGACGGCTCGACCTTCAACAGCCTGGGCGCGCTCGACGTGGTGGGCCACGAAATGGGCCATGGCGTGACCGACGCCACCTCGCGCCTGGTGTACGCGGGCGAGTCGGGCGGCTTGAACGAATCGTCGTCCGACATCACCGGCGAAGTGGTGGAAGCCTACGCGCGCGCCGGCGCCGGCGGCACGCTGATTCCCGCCGGCGGCAACGACTGGATGATCGGCAAGGAGATCAGCAAGACCGGCACGCCCTTGCGCTACATGATTCGCCCGAGCAAGGATGGCACCAGTCCGGATGCCTGGTCGTCCAGGCTCAGGCGCCTGGACGTGCATTACAGCAGCGGCCCGAACAACCGCATGTTTTATTTCCTGGCACAGGGCTCGCACGCCGACCCCGCCAGCGAGGCCCACAGCACCTACCTCACCGCCACGCCGCGGGCGATGAGCGGCATCGGCCTCGACAAGGCGTACCGCATCTGGTTCAACGCGGCCACCACGCGCTTTACCTCAATTACCGACTACAAGGATGCGCGCGCCAAGGTGCTGGCCGCCGCCGAGGAACTGTATGGCAAGAACAGCAAGGAGGCGGTGGCCGTGCAGCGCGCCTACGCGGCAGTGAATGTGGGGAGCGATATCAACGAACAGTTGCCTTAA
- a CDS encoding 2Fe-2S iron-sulfur cluster-binding protein has protein sequence MDSYLITVQPAGWRFEAGAGRALLLAAEDAGIVLPSSCRNGTCRTCLCRVAAGEVAYLIDWPGLSADERRAGETLPCVAVARADLVLWAPAARRVTP, from the coding sequence ATGGACAGTTATCTGATTACCGTGCAGCCGGCCGGCTGGCGCTTCGAGGCGGGCGCAGGGCGCGCGCTGCTGCTGGCGGCCGAGGACGCCGGCATCGTGCTGCCCAGTTCCTGCCGCAACGGCACCTGCCGCACCTGCCTGTGCCGGGTGGCGGCGGGCGAGGTGGCTTACCTGATCGACTGGCCGGGCCTGAGCGCGGACGAACGACGCGCCGGCGAGACCTTGCCGTGCGTGGCGGTGGCGCGCGCCGACCTGGTTCTGTGGGCGCCGGCGGCGCGCCGCGTCACGCCATAA